A genomic region of Ensifer adhaerens contains the following coding sequences:
- a CDS encoding helix-turn-helix transcriptional regulator, whose translation MTEQQAVLDMLEILECGGCVEPAHFFTLMRRTFRIAHLLYLEAEPYADELKICRLHHTFGAYAAEIYRSRGLHRIDPILKLALGGVRPVEWTMARHRFADCEPLFQAAQEIGLSTEGVALPLPSPAGRMAMLAINVNMPADEWTIYRRHHLRDFQLAANLFHAAMLEHGAMAGSISTRDMRLTGRETEVLTWAAAGKSYWEIATILGISERTVRFFMTNARRKLNVVSNTQAVAQAVRHALIPTV comes from the coding sequence ATGACTGAGCAGCAGGCTGTCCTCGACATGCTGGAAATCCTGGAATGCGGCGGCTGTGTCGAGCCCGCTCATTTCTTTACGTTGATGCGCCGCACGTTCCGCATCGCCCATCTCCTGTATCTGGAAGCCGAGCCCTACGCGGACGAACTCAAGATCTGCCGGCTGCATCACACCTTCGGTGCCTATGCCGCAGAAATCTACCGGTCGCGCGGCCTTCATCGAATCGATCCCATACTGAAACTGGCGCTTGGCGGCGTTCGCCCGGTGGAGTGGACGATGGCGCGACACCGCTTCGCGGACTGCGAGCCGCTGTTCCAGGCGGCGCAGGAGATCGGTCTTTCGACCGAGGGCGTCGCCCTGCCGCTCCCCTCACCGGCCGGCCGGATGGCGATGCTGGCGATCAACGTCAACATGCCGGCTGACGAGTGGACGATCTATCGGCGCCATCACCTGCGCGATTTCCAGCTCGCGGCGAATCTCTTCCACGCCGCCATGCTGGAGCACGGCGCGATGGCCGGCAGCATTTCGACCCGCGACATGCGGCTCACCGGCCGCGAGACCGAGGTTTTGACCTGGGCCGCTGCCGGCAAGAGCTATTGGGAGATCGCAACGATTCTCGGCATTTCCGAGCGCACCGTGCGCTTTTTCATGACCAATGCGAGGCGCAAGCTCAATGTCGTCTCCAATACGCAGGCTGTTGCCCAGGCCGTCCGCCATGCGCTGATCCCCACCGTTTGA
- a CDS encoding acyl-homoserine-lactone synthase — protein MIRILNGKTRAQHPQAVDDMFRLRKRVFHDFLKWDVQTDGEWEIDNYDKANPLYVLSYAPDTGRLRGALRLLPTLGPNMLDDTFPILLGDNPEIRSASVWESSRFCIEPEISQDRASNQVTVAAAELMCGVGELGLASGISHIVTVTDVFLERMFRRMGCPGERIAEPHRIGSVFAVAVAWEVNENLLQRMKAVAAIEGTVLERPMSLETARAA, from the coding sequence ATGATCAGGATCCTGAACGGAAAGACCCGCGCACAGCACCCGCAGGCAGTCGACGATATGTTTCGGCTGCGCAAGCGCGTCTTTCACGATTTCCTGAAATGGGATGTGCAGACGGACGGCGAGTGGGAAATCGACAACTACGACAAGGCAAATCCGCTCTACGTGCTCTCCTATGCCCCCGACACCGGTCGTCTGCGTGGCGCGCTACGGCTGCTGCCGACGCTCGGCCCCAACATGCTGGACGACACCTTCCCGATCCTGCTCGGCGACAATCCGGAAATCCGCAGCGCCTCGGTATGGGAATCGAGCCGCTTCTGCATCGAGCCGGAGATTTCGCAGGACCGCGCCTCGAATCAGGTCACCGTTGCAGCGGCCGAATTGATGTGCGGCGTCGGTGAGCTCGGCCTCGCCTCCGGCATCAGCCATATCGTTACGGTTACCGACGTGTTCCTGGAGCGCATGTTCCGCCGCATGGGATGCCCCGGCGAGCGCATTGCCGAACCGCATCGCATCGGCTCGGTCTTTGCCGTTGCCGTTGCCTGGGAAGTGAATGAAAACTTGCTCCAGCGTATGAAAGCGGTTGCCGCCATCGAAGGCACTGTTCTCGAACGTCCGATGTCGCTGGAAACCGCCCGCGCCGCTTGA
- a CDS encoding DUF2865 domain-containing protein: MFPRLKHLAAVLVPFALVGADPSLASTVCDRLNTRLAQLPDIVSSNADARDYASAISRQNIELRRAKNDRRRAACGGGSVVTFDGGNPDICGELDGLIAEMEDNLRMLKSEREQIVAGGSQDSRRRILAALEINGCYGDREEFASVDPEEPESHRNIIADLPPDDAYGPMLGEDGYAPQERYYSGTLRTMCVRTCDGAFFPISSDATPADFPRDEQACRARCPGAETELYFHDINTEESDQMVSAVTGRPYTEMPNAFAYRTRGVSKPGMCGCQIPQTAATSPKTTGTKIGDDQSSIVVIETRKPAETTTAKAPPEERPYDPSKSKVRVVGPTFLPQQETSIDLKHPKGPAYQPVQN, from the coding sequence GTGTTCCCGCGCTTGAAACACCTCGCTGCGGTGCTTGTGCCGTTTGCCCTGGTCGGTGCCGATCCTTCGCTGGCATCGACCGTGTGCGACCGGCTGAACACCCGTCTTGCGCAGCTGCCTGACATCGTCTCCAGCAATGCCGACGCCCGTGACTATGCGAGTGCGATCTCCCGCCAGAACATCGAGCTGCGCAGGGCGAAGAACGACCGCCGCCGTGCTGCCTGTGGTGGCGGCAGCGTCGTCACCTTCGATGGCGGCAACCCGGATATCTGTGGCGAACTCGACGGCCTCATTGCCGAGATGGAAGACAATCTGCGCATGCTGAAATCGGAGCGCGAGCAGATTGTTGCCGGGGGCAGCCAGGACAGCCGTCGCCGCATCCTTGCCGCGCTGGAGATCAATGGCTGCTATGGCGACCGCGAAGAGTTCGCGAGCGTCGACCCCGAAGAGCCCGAATCGCACCGCAACATCATCGCCGATCTGCCGCCTGACGACGCCTACGGCCCGATGCTTGGCGAAGACGGCTATGCGCCGCAGGAACGCTACTACAGCGGCACGCTGCGGACCATGTGCGTGCGCACCTGCGACGGCGCCTTTTTCCCGATCTCCTCGGACGCCACGCCGGCCGATTTCCCGCGGGACGAACAGGCCTGCCGGGCGCGCTGCCCGGGCGCTGAAACCGAACTCTATTTCCATGATATCAACACGGAAGAGAGCGATCAGATGGTCTCGGCCGTGACGGGCCGGCCCTATACCGAAATGCCGAATGCCTTTGCCTATCGCACCCGCGGCGTCAGCAAGCCCGGCATGTGCGGCTGCCAGATACCTCAGACCGCCGCAACCTCGCCGAAGACGACCGGCACCAAGATCGGTGACGACCAGTCGTCCATCGTCGTGATCGAAACCAGAAAGCCGGCGGAGACCACGACTGCCAAGGCACCGCCCGAGGAGCGGCCCTACGATCCGTCGAAGAGCAAGGTGCGCGTCGTCGGCCCGACCTTCCTGCCGCAACAGGAAACCTCGATCGACCTGAAGCACCCGAAGGGACCGGCCTATCAGCCGGTCCAGAACTGA
- the bluB gene encoding 5,6-dimethylbenzimidazole synthase gives MLTEPKGGLAAAGAFARNEREAVYRAIETRRDVRDEFLAEPLPDDLVKRLLTAAHSAPSVGFMQPWNFVLVRAEETRERVWQAFRRANDEAALMFEAEQQTKYRSLKLEGIRKAPLSICVTCDRTRGGAVVLGRTHNPQMDVYSTVCAVQNLWLAARAEGVGVGWVSIFHEAEIKAILGIPGHIEIVAWLCLGYVDRLYQQPELAVKGWRQRLPLEELVFEEGWGNCSERS, from the coding sequence ATGCTGACTGAACCGAAGGGCGGCCTTGCGGCTGCCGGTGCCTTCGCGCGCAACGAGCGGGAGGCCGTCTACCGCGCCATCGAAACACGCCGCGACGTGCGCGACGAATTTCTCGCAGAACCTCTTCCCGACGATTTGGTGAAACGCCTGCTTACGGCTGCGCACAGCGCGCCGTCTGTCGGCTTCATGCAGCCCTGGAACTTCGTGCTGGTGCGAGCGGAAGAAACGCGTGAGCGCGTCTGGCAGGCCTTTCGCCGCGCCAACGACGAGGCCGCCTTGATGTTCGAGGCGGAACAGCAGACGAAGTACCGTTCGCTGAAACTCGAAGGCATTCGCAAGGCGCCGCTCAGCATCTGCGTCACCTGTGACCGCACGCGCGGCGGCGCCGTCGTCCTCGGCCGTACCCATAATCCGCAGATGGATGTCTATTCCACGGTTTGCGCCGTGCAGAACCTGTGGCTTGCCGCGCGCGCCGAAGGTGTCGGTGTCGGCTGGGTCAGCATCTTCCACGAGGCGGAGATCAAGGCGATCCTCGGCATCCCTGGTCACATCGAGATCGTCGCCTGGCTCTGCCTCGGCTATGTCGATCGCCTCTACCAACAACCGGAGTTGGCGGTAAAGGGATGGCGGCAGCGTCTGCCGCTGGAAGAACTGGTGTTCGAGGAAGGCTGGGGGAACTGCAGCGAGCGTTCCTAA
- a CDS encoding SDR family oxidoreductase, giving the protein MSGQLEGKIAIVTGGTQGLGATIAGLFAERGAAGIVICGRNAAKGRAKAEEIGKASGAKVIYVEADLEKVEDARKVVAACDAEFGRVDALVNAAAITDRGTILDTTPELFDRMFGINVRAPFFLMQETVKVMRRERTEGTIVNIGSMSAMAGQPFIAAYCSSKGALETLTKNTAYALLRNRIRVNGLNIGWMASEGEDRIQREFHGASADWLERAAASQPFGRLVDPAEVARACAYLSSAESGLMTGSVICFDQSVWGGYDGSPHPVAPL; this is encoded by the coding sequence ATGAGTGGACAATTGGAAGGCAAGATCGCCATCGTCACCGGTGGCACGCAAGGGTTGGGCGCAACGATCGCCGGCCTCTTCGCCGAACGCGGCGCGGCGGGTATCGTCATCTGCGGACGCAATGCGGCCAAGGGGCGGGCGAAGGCTGAAGAGATCGGCAAGGCCAGCGGCGCGAAGGTGATCTATGTCGAGGCCGATCTCGAGAAGGTCGAGGACGCCCGTAAGGTCGTTGCGGCTTGTGATGCGGAGTTCGGCCGGGTCGATGCGCTCGTCAATGCCGCCGCGATCACCGACCGCGGCACGATCCTCGACACGACACCGGAGCTCTTCGACCGGATGTTCGGGATCAACGTGCGAGCGCCGTTCTTCCTGATGCAGGAGACGGTGAAGGTGATGCGGCGCGAGCGAACCGAAGGCACGATCGTCAATATCGGCTCCATGTCGGCGATGGCCGGGCAGCCCTTCATCGCCGCCTATTGCTCGTCGAAAGGGGCGCTGGAGACGCTGACCAAGAACACGGCCTATGCGCTCCTGCGAAACCGCATTCGGGTCAACGGCCTGAATATCGGCTGGATGGCTTCCGAAGGCGAGGACCGGATCCAGCGTGAGTTTCACGGAGCATCGGCGGACTGGCTCGAAAGGGCGGCCGCCAGCCAGCCCTTCGGCCGGCTCGTCGATCCGGCAGAGGTGGCACGCGCCTGCGCCTATCTGTCTTCGGCTGAATCAGGGCTGATGACCGGATCGGTGATCTGCTTCGATCAATCGGTCTGGGGCGGCTATGACGGTTCGCCGCATCCGGTGGCGCCGCTATAG
- a CDS encoding phytanoyl-CoA dioxygenase family protein — translation MKTDNSARQRIERVWLTEETCDIEAFRAEVERRTNLADYPHASGCDKNVLSYNSADLVAACGNSETRRAVLAEICEALATGPGVAVFKRAFADTAAIDVASTVFDEIIEEQHRSNSGGGDHFAKPGANDRIWNSLEKHCLKAPENFAAYYGNAIIALVSEAWLGPNYQMTAQVNRVNPGGAAQSAHRDYHLGFQTSAVIEQYPAHVHKLSPVLTLQGAVAHCDMPLESGPTLFLPYSQTYVPGYLALNRPEFRAYFDEHHVQLPLEKGDVVFFNPALFHAAGNNRSADIRRVANLLQVSSAFGRAMETVDRLTMSATLYPALKALLANGKLAEAEAANAIASCAEGYSFPTNLDRDPPLGGLAPKTQAQLMRGALAAGTSEQDFHAALDAQAKRKLS, via the coding sequence ATGAAGACCGACAACAGTGCGCGGCAGCGGATCGAGCGTGTGTGGCTCACCGAAGAGACCTGCGATATCGAGGCATTCCGGGCGGAAGTGGAGCGCCGAACCAATCTGGCGGACTATCCCCATGCCTCGGGCTGCGACAAGAACGTGCTGAGCTACAACAGCGCCGATCTCGTCGCCGCCTGCGGCAATTCCGAGACGCGGCGTGCGGTGCTTGCCGAGATCTGCGAGGCGCTGGCGACCGGCCCGGGCGTGGCTGTCTTCAAGCGCGCCTTTGCCGATACCGCCGCGATCGATGTCGCGAGCACCGTCTTCGACGAGATCATCGAGGAACAGCATCGCAGCAACAGCGGCGGCGGCGATCACTTTGCCAAGCCCGGCGCAAACGATCGCATCTGGAACTCGCTGGAAAAGCACTGCCTCAAGGCGCCGGAGAATTTTGCCGCCTACTACGGCAACGCCATCATCGCGCTCGTCAGCGAAGCCTGGCTCGGGCCGAACTACCAGATGACGGCGCAGGTGAACCGCGTCAATCCGGGTGGAGCTGCGCAGTCGGCGCACCGGGACTATCATCTCGGCTTCCAGACCTCCGCGGTGATCGAGCAGTACCCGGCGCACGTGCACAAGCTCTCGCCGGTGCTGACGCTACAGGGCGCGGTCGCCCATTGCGACATGCCGCTCGAGAGCGGGCCGACGCTGTTCCTGCCGTACAGCCAGACCTATGTGCCGGGTTACCTGGCCCTCAACCGTCCGGAGTTCCGCGCCTATTTCGACGAACATCACGTACAGCTCCCGCTCGAAAAAGGCGATGTCGTCTTCTTCAATCCCGCCCTCTTCCATGCGGCCGGCAACAACCGCTCCGCCGATATCCGCCGCGTTGCAAACCTGCTGCAGGTGTCCTCCGCCTTTGGCCGGGCGATGGAGACCGTCGATCGGCTGACAATGAGCGCAACGCTCTACCCGGCGCTGAAGGCGTTGCTGGCAAACGGCAAGCTGGCCGAAGCGGAAGCGGCCAATGCGATTGCGTCCTGCGCCGAAGGCTATTCCTTCCCGACCAATCTCGACCGCGATCCGCCGCTCGGCGGGCTGGCGCCGAAGACCCAGGCACAGCTGATGCGCGGGGCGCTGGCGGCGGGAACGAGCGAGCAGGATTTTCACGCGGCGCTCGACGCTCAGGCGAAGCGCAAGCTGAGCTGA
- a CDS encoding LacI family DNA-binding transcriptional regulator: protein MAHPFLVKDIAFQAGLSTATVDRVLNERPGVRRQTSARVRAAIEELEKQQAGLDIQGRKFAIDIVMEAPERFTDAVRRAFESEAMTLAPTSFRCRFHFAETMRPHDIVQLLDRIRLRGTDGLVLKAPDVPEIVAAVARFETSGIPVVTLVTDLPHSQRTAYAGADNRAAGETAAYLIGERFAGAEATVLVTLSSGRFRGEEEREIGFRRVLREHHPTIRIVEISEGHGRDSETGALADAALAANQDINAAYSIGGGNRSVLAAFDRLGRHCALYIAHDLDEDNLALLRARRIHFVLHHDLKTDARTAFRTIMLRGRAPSTVIGPQLSAVVVITPYNVPE, encoded by the coding sequence ATGGCCCATCCGTTTCTGGTCAAGGACATCGCCTTTCAGGCCGGCCTCAGCACCGCGACGGTCGATCGCGTGCTCAACGAGCGCCCGGGCGTCCGCCGCCAGACGAGCGCCCGTGTTCGCGCTGCCATCGAGGAACTGGAAAAGCAGCAGGCCGGACTCGACATTCAGGGCCGCAAGTTCGCGATCGATATCGTCATGGAGGCGCCCGAGCGCTTCACCGATGCGGTGCGACGGGCCTTCGAAAGCGAAGCGATGACATTGGCACCGACAAGCTTTCGCTGCCGTTTTCACTTCGCCGAGACCATGCGCCCACACGACATCGTGCAACTGCTCGATCGCATCCGCCTGCGAGGAACCGATGGGCTCGTCTTGAAGGCACCGGATGTGCCCGAGATCGTCGCGGCCGTCGCACGCTTCGAAACCAGCGGCATTCCCGTCGTGACGCTGGTGACAGATCTGCCCCATTCCCAGCGGACCGCTTATGCCGGCGCCGACAACAGGGCGGCCGGAGAAACCGCTGCCTATCTGATCGGCGAGCGCTTTGCCGGTGCCGAAGCCACGGTGCTCGTGACGCTATCCAGCGGCCGCTTCCGCGGTGAGGAAGAGCGCGAGATCGGTTTTCGCCGGGTGCTGCGCGAACATCATCCGACAATCCGGATCGTCGAGATCAGCGAAGGGCATGGTCGCGACAGCGAGACGGGCGCGCTGGCCGACGCGGCGCTTGCTGCCAACCAGGACATCAACGCCGCCTATTCGATCGGCGGTGGCAACCGCTCCGTACTCGCAGCCTTCGATCGCCTCGGCCGCCATTGCGCGCTCTACATTGCCCATGATCTCGATGAGGACAATCTGGCGCTGCTGCGCGCGCGGCGCATTCACTTCGTGTTGCATCATGATCTGAAGACCGACGCTCGCACGGCCTTCCGCACGATCATGCTCCGTGGCCGTGCTCCGTCCACCGTCATCGGCCCTCAGCTTTCAGCCGTCGTGGTCATCACGCCCTATAACGTACCGGAGTAG
- a CDS encoding sensor domain-containing diguanylate cyclase, with the protein MDKTLRLAKRRRTVWAIHAACTLVAVLIIASLIYVLDRSVAEADRFGLSAERRLVANELRHQMDAVVQFQAQISFWDKTYQELAKGHVSDIFAADELMGWLWEDYGFSWLIVTDVDHNVSTVLKDGVVVPGDTARVPLDEVDDLLDEAKRRYDNSLRNNYGSYALDVVTPDPQSLMPAVPGIHAVDLREIDGRMSVAVVQAVIPETLVIPAERRAPMLLVSVRPVTAKMTREIAARLGIRGLAFVPLAERPEGSVFASIGRCSDASCLVAAWMPKSPGGFVRAELLPSVIVMAIVAALLMAFVAFRFSTLFAALQQSEALNRHLAKHDRLTGLLNRSGFDDMLAAALLRAKTHPFTLVYADLDEFKAVNDRHGHAAGDAVLVAMAERFRNRAGPKGTVARLGGDEFAIIVADCSETEARGFAVGLVADAQTPVAFNGQLLVIGGSAGIAFAPRHGLTARGLLLAADEALYLAKRRGRNRVETADDAVLPGEEPPAGPGGWGDFPTPVRYRA; encoded by the coding sequence ATGGACAAGACTTTGCGGCTAGCGAAGCGGAGGAGAACGGTTTGGGCAATCCATGCCGCCTGCACCCTGGTCGCCGTCCTGATCATCGCAAGCCTCATCTACGTTCTCGATCGGTCCGTCGCCGAGGCGGACCGCTTCGGCCTGTCGGCCGAGCGCCGCCTGGTGGCAAACGAGCTGCGCCACCAGATGGATGCGGTCGTTCAATTTCAGGCTCAGATCTCCTTCTGGGACAAAACCTATCAGGAACTCGCCAAGGGGCATGTCAGCGACATCTTTGCAGCGGACGAGCTGATGGGCTGGCTGTGGGAGGATTACGGATTCTCCTGGCTGATCGTGACGGACGTCGATCACAACGTTTCGACGGTGCTGAAGGATGGCGTCGTCGTGCCGGGCGACACGGCCCGTGTGCCGCTCGACGAGGTCGATGATCTGCTCGACGAAGCCAAGCGCCGCTACGACAACTCGCTCAGAAACAACTATGGTTCCTATGCGCTTGATGTCGTCACCCCGGACCCGCAATCGCTGATGCCGGCCGTGCCCGGAATTCATGCGGTAGACCTGCGCGAGATCGACGGGCGCATGAGCGTGGCGGTCGTGCAGGCGGTCATCCCGGAAACACTGGTGATCCCAGCCGAGCGGCGGGCACCGATGCTCCTGGTCTCGGTGCGGCCGGTGACGGCCAAGATGACCCGTGAAATCGCCGCGCGCCTGGGTATCCGCGGGCTGGCCTTCGTGCCGCTGGCCGAGAGGCCGGAGGGCAGCGTCTTTGCCTCGATCGGGCGCTGTTCCGACGCCTCTTGTCTGGTGGCGGCGTGGATGCCGAAGTCGCCGGGTGGCTTTGTGCGCGCCGAACTGCTGCCGAGCGTCATCGTCATGGCGATCGTCGCGGCGCTGCTCATGGCGTTCGTCGCCTTTCGCTTCTCGACGCTCTTTGCCGCCTTGCAGCAGAGCGAGGCGCTCAACCGCCATCTCGCCAAGCACGATCGGCTGACGGGGTTGCTCAACCGCAGCGGTTTCGACGATATGCTGGCGGCAGCGTTGCTGCGGGCAAAAACGCATCCGTTCACGCTGGTCTATGCCGATCTCGACGAGTTCAAGGCGGTCAACGACCGCCACGGCCACGCGGCCGGCGACGCCGTTCTGGTCGCCATGGCCGAGCGCTTTCGCAACAGAGCCGGCCCCAAGGGGACGGTCGCGCGGCTTGGCGGCGATGAGTTCGCCATCATCGTCGCCGATTGCAGCGAGACGGAAGCCCGTGGTTTTGCGGTCGGCCTTGTCGCCGATGCGCAGACGCCGGTCGCGTTCAATGGCCAGTTGCTCGTCATTGGTGGCAGCGCCGGCATCGCTTTCGCGCCACGACATGGCCTGACGGCGCGCGGCTTGCTGCTGGCTGCGGATGAGGCGCTCTATCTCGCCAAGCGGCGCGGCCGCAACCGCGTCGAGACCGCTGACGATGCGGTGCTGCCCGGCGAGGAGCCGCCTGCCGGACCAGGGGGCTGGGGCGATTTTCCTACTCCGGTACGTTATAGGGCGTGA
- a CDS encoding ankyrin repeat domain-containing protein, with protein MIARDLSPNLTLDTLRKQAKALLKAVKAGDGSASQRALPYFSDFAAMGLQDAQLVLAREFGFSSWTRLKRHFENAGAANPATEQLANRFLSLATVSYFSDIAPDPERFSEALALIETRPEIAEDSIHVAAANGDAAAVDRWLDLDPKLATRRGGPYDWEPLLYAAYARVPGRSSFEAGARLIARGANPDAHWLDDGQYRFTALTGVFGEGEAGRERQPPHPDCAGFARLLLDVGAQPNDSQALYNRMFEPDNGCLKLLLAYGLNANDRNNWLVRADGGFVENGERVFDYQLAWALEKRMGDRVRLLVEHGADVNRTIKGRTPYQWAELGGDRALAQYLISQGALEAPLDDVDRLARAISENDGDAARALVDAHPTLIIQTQTAHPALLHEAAGEDRRAEAALMLSLGFDVNRMTSRTPLHEAALHGHLAMARLLLDHGADATARDPYHRAPPIGWAAYNGRAEMVRFLKEEPLDIFAAASFGVIHRVAENLDRQPDLLETPFGRFRGHGRPEPQQDWMTPLAFAVVNGQAAAVRLLLDRGANAGLRDGIAGPSIRDLARDKGDEEIISFLRATAVPK; from the coding sequence ATGATCGCGCGCGATCTTTCCCCGAACCTTACCCTCGATACACTCCGCAAGCAGGCCAAGGCTCTTTTGAAGGCCGTAAAGGCCGGCGATGGCAGTGCAAGCCAGCGGGCGCTACCTTACTTTTCCGATTTCGCCGCGATGGGCCTTCAGGATGCCCAACTGGTGCTTGCGCGCGAGTTCGGCTTCTCGAGCTGGACCCGGCTGAAGCGGCATTTCGAAAATGCGGGAGCGGCAAATCCGGCAACGGAGCAGCTTGCGAACCGCTTCCTGTCGCTTGCAACCGTTTCTTATTTCAGTGACATAGCGCCGGATCCCGAACGTTTTTCTGAGGCGCTCGCCCTGATCGAGACCCGTCCTGAAATCGCCGAGGACAGCATTCATGTCGCGGCAGCAAATGGCGATGCCGCTGCGGTCGACCGTTGGCTCGATCTTGATCCGAAACTCGCAACCAGGCGCGGCGGCCCCTACGACTGGGAGCCGCTGCTCTACGCCGCCTATGCCCGGGTTCCCGGTCGCTCCTCCTTCGAGGCGGGCGCGCGGCTGATCGCACGCGGCGCCAATCCGGACGCCCATTGGCTGGATGATGGCCAGTATCGTTTCACGGCGCTGACCGGCGTCTTCGGCGAAGGCGAGGCCGGGCGCGAGCGCCAGCCGCCGCACCCGGATTGCGCGGGATTCGCGCGGCTGCTGCTTGACGTCGGAGCCCAGCCCAATGACAGCCAGGCGCTCTACAACCGGATGTTCGAGCCTGACAACGGCTGCCTGAAGCTGCTGCTCGCCTATGGCCTCAACGCCAACGACAGGAACAATTGGCTGGTACGGGCCGACGGTGGTTTCGTCGAGAACGGCGAGCGCGTTTTCGACTACCAGCTTGCCTGGGCGCTTGAAAAACGCATGGGCGACCGCGTGCGGCTTCTGGTCGAGCACGGCGCGGACGTCAATCGCACCATCAAGGGGCGAACGCCCTACCAATGGGCGGAACTCGGCGGTGACCGGGCGCTGGCACAGTATCTGATTTCGCAAGGTGCTCTGGAAGCACCGCTCGACGATGTCGACCGGCTGGCCCGGGCGATCTCGGAAAACGACGGAGACGCGGCAAGGGCACTTGTCGACGCCCATCCGACGCTGATCATACAGACGCAGACAGCGCATCCGGCATTGCTGCATGAAGCCGCGGGTGAGGACAGGCGCGCCGAAGCGGCGCTCATGCTCTCACTCGGTTTCGACGTCAACCGCATGACATCGCGCACTCCGCTGCACGAGGCGGCGCTGCACGGGCATCTCGCAATGGCGCGGCTGCTGCTAGATCACGGCGCCGATGCAACGGCCCGCGATCCCTACCATCGTGCGCCGCCGATCGGCTGGGCCGCGTACAACGGCAGGGCCGAGATGGTACGTTTCCTGAAGGAAGAGCCGCTGGATATCTTTGCGGCCGCATCGTTCGGCGTAATCCATCGCGTTGCCGAGAACCTCGACCGGCAGCCAGACTTGCTCGAAACGCCGTTCGGCCGCTTCCGGGGCCACGGCCGTCCGGAGCCGCAACAGGATTGGATGACGCCGCTGGCATTCGCCGTGGTCAACGGGCAGGCAGCCGCCGTGCGGCTGCTCCTTGATCGAGGTGCCAATGCCGGATTGCGGGATGGCATCGCGGGTCCATCGATCCGCGATCTGGCGCGCGACAAGGGCGACGAGGAGATCATCTCCTTTCTGCGCGCGACGGCCGTGCCGAAGTAG
- a CDS encoding TolB family protein: MRSSIEIHDITTGKTQVVWQTDRLVEAPNWSRDGTHLVINGDGRLYRLGLDGSEPVEIDTGFATLCNNDHGISPDGATIAISDKTEFGKSAIYLLPAEGGTPRLVTRNLPSYWHGWSPDGRTVTYCGIRDQVFDIYTISVDGGEERRLTHGEGRNDGPDWSADGEWIYFNSSRTGRMQIWRVRPDGSAVARITNSPYGDWFPHPSPDGKHLLVLSYDGDVFDHPRDLDVRLRLMDMDGSNARVLFELFGGQGTINVPNWSPAGDRFAFVRYEPES; the protein is encoded by the coding sequence ATGCGCAGTTCCATCGAAATCCACGACATCACCACCGGCAAAACACAGGTCGTCTGGCAAACGGACCGGCTGGTCGAGGCGCCGAACTGGTCGCGGGACGGCACGCACCTGGTCATCAACGGCGATGGCCGGCTTTATCGCCTCGGCCTCGACGGTTCGGAGCCGGTGGAGATCGACACCGGCTTTGCCACACTCTGCAACAACGACCACGGCATTTCGCCGGACGGGGCCACGATCGCAATCAGCGACAAGACCGAGTTCGGCAAGTCGGCAATCTATCTGCTGCCGGCCGAAGGCGGCACGCCGCGGCTTGTGACCCGCAACCTGCCGTCCTACTGGCACGGCTGGTCGCCGGATGGACGAACGGTGACCTATTGCGGAATCCGCGACCAGGTCTTCGACATCTACACGATCTCCGTCGATGGCGGCGAGGAGCGGCGGCTGACCCACGGGGAAGGGCGCAACGACGGGCCGGACTGGTCGGCGGACGGCGAATGGATATACTTCAACTCCAGCCGCACCGGACGCATGCAGATCTGGCGCGTTCGGCCCGATGGCAGCGCCGTCGCGCGCATCACGAACAGCCCCTATGGCGACTGGTTTCCGCACCCTTCGCCGGATGGAAAGCATTTGCTGGTGCTCTCCTATGACGGCGACGTGTTCGATCATCCCAGGGATCTAGACGTCCGCCTGCGATTGATGGACATGGATGGCAGCAATGCGCGCGTGCTGTTCGAGCTTTTCGGCGGGCAGGGAACGATCAATGTTCCCAACTGGTCGCCGGCGGGCGATCGCTTCGCCTTCGTTCGCTACGAACCGGAAAGCTGA